From Brassica rapa cultivar Chiifu-401-42 chromosome A06, CAAS_Brap_v3.01, whole genome shotgun sequence:
TGTAAGACAAACTGGTCGGCGAAGGATATTCATAATAAAACATTTCGCTTGCTTTTTGTAATGGATGATGTATAAATAAGCTTCcatctacaagaaaacacaaaccTGATGACAAAATCTAGCTGTAATTACTGAACAACGTGTTCAAGCTAACACATTGCTGAAAACTTGTCCTTTCGTAAGCGTCAATTACTCGAAAACCTGGTGTTGCAATTTCTCAGGAATCTGTTTAAAcagttttcttttttgttaaaGTTTATTCCAAGATTCTCAGGAATGTGTTTAAACAGTTACTTCATGATCCAACTacgttatttttattttgtagtttCCCTTTCAACATTGTTTGTTTTCTCCAATTTACAAATCAACATggtttaaaatattaactaacttatataatagataacctgttttcttttataaacCATTGTTTTCTCAAGTTGCGTTTTAGTctgtttccttctttttttttgaaacacagtcTGTTTCCTTTTATTTGCTTTTAGTCAGGAAAATTTTAGAATAATTTCCATGGATGCCCAATACTaaggatattaataataaaaagaacaaaaaaaattgaaatcttaaaaagaaactaaataatttaattttattaaaatataattggaCAATTATCTCAAATAACTCATTTTTAGGTGTTTGTCATTAAAAGAGCATTCAAGAAGAAGACCAAAAGAATTTTCTATCCCTTGCTTTATagacatataaatataataaataataataaaaaattatagtttggaattacatatttcaaatccgaaatttttaataattttttaaatcttttttcaatttttttcttcaaattttctttttgaaatttgaaaatattttttgaaattatttttaaaatttttatttgaaattttcagcttttattttttatttttttttatttttaaatttcacttTCAAAACTCCACTCATAACTCTAAACGGTAAGTATATGTTAGTTAAccctaaaaatatatatacatatttatcttttaataaaacttttttggtcatcttttttttgttggagACTCTTTCGGAAAGAAAAATTATCCTaagaaatttctcaaaatatattgaTGAATTTAGAAATCTAGTTTAGAAATTTTAGCAATgaagattctttgttaaactgTTAATTTTAAACCGTTATAATCGGAAATAATGatataaaatgaaatagaaTTTGACCGCCAGGTCGGTTTTGACCTGGTTAGATATTGCTAGAGGATGATTTATTAAAGAAGCTAGAGTATCTTTTGCCTTCGCTAAGCATGGGACTTCAGATTTATTTAACCATTTTACAAGTCACAACTGTCATTTCTTATCATTCTTTTGTTGCCACAATATTTCCTAGTCTTTTATGAACAAATAAGTTATTACAAAGTCAAGGTAAGTGGTCCAATCGACGACTTATATCATGTGctacataaaatacattagacCTTcaacgaattttttttttattccacCTCACTGGCACTTTAGTCACAACAATAACATCAATGGGAAAATCtcattttaaactaaaaaagtGTAAAAATATAGCACTTTGAACTTTAGTGTTTAAAAACTTATACTTTAAAACCAATTATATTAGCACATTAAACTTTGAAACTAACTTATTTCTTTATCAAGCAAACATGTGATTGGTATTGTTCATCCGTGTCTAAAAAGATGTATGTGAAAAGCTAAAAGGTGTCAATTGTCTTTTTaattaatgaataaaaaaaaatttaaataagaaaaattaaagttaatttAAAATCGGaaataaatgcaaaaaaaaactcaagaaacaaaacttcaaaaaatcaaacttcaaaaataaatgaataaaattttaaatttattaataaattaatttaaaatcaaaaataaataaataaaagttaaagttaaaattaaaataaatttaaaaaataaaaaataagtatattctaaaataaattcaataaattaataaattaattaaatcttaataataaattcaaaataattaaatatcaaaaaattcaaaataagtaaataattcaACAAATGTCACTAGAAACCACGAAAATGTAAGAAGGTAGCACTTTGGTGGTGATTTCATATCTCACAGTTTCCCGATATATTTATAGTTCCTCACCGTATTTTTGGTTCGTTGGTGGTAATTTCTGATATATCATCTTTGATGGTGATGAGTTTGAACGATGATATGTCAAAATCCACCAACACCAAGGgttatatttcaaaaatagttaCTATTAACATATTGGAAATCACtgcatagaaaaaaatattttggaattttttacttattctttatttttgaatttttactttttcgaaattataattaaattttagtttataattaacttttagtttattaattttttagtttttaaatttatttaatttttttaaaagaaaaattcattaaattttattaagaaatttagatttttattcatttaattttattttaaatttattttaatctatttctaaatttaaaattttattcatttatttttatttttaattttttttaagttttatctcttttttatttattaattaaaaaactgATACCTCATACCTTTTTATGGATGAACAATAACAGTCACATTTTTGTTTGGTAAAGAAGTAAGTTAGTTTCAAGGTTTAATGTGCTAATATTATTGGTTTGAGGGTTTGAAGTGTAAGTTTTTGAATACCAAGGTTTAAAAAGCTACATTTTTACACCTTCATGGTTTAAAATGCGATTTTCCCTAACATCAACGTATTTAATTAAGCAAAAAACAAAGCAAACATTAagcaaaaacaaagaaacataaagcAAAAAAATGCGAATGACGCGTCTTCAACTCGGAGAAGAATGTTATCTCTGGTGTAATCCTTGTTCCAAATCGTATATCAACTAGCAAATTCTTTTGTATTTTCATGTTGCTTATTGGCTGATGAGGACGCTGATGAATCAAAAACGCATCCTCCACAAAGTCCATGAGAACTCCCATCATCATTTCATTGACACATGTGAACTTCCCCAAGACGGTGGCATAAACTCCAGAAAATCCATAAACTTTTAGAGATACTGATCTGCGGCTGTTTGGTGGATGGTCCAACAGGTAGACATCAACTTCTTTTTGAGTagattcttcttgatcattgcATAATATCTTGAAAAAGCATTTCAATTGGTTACTTCTGtcataaacttcaaaaatgtTTTGATGTGACTTGTGAAAAGGCAGATTAACACTCAAATCCATGTTGACCAAATAGTTTATCATCTTTTGTAATTGAGAAGAAACCTCTTGTGGAAGCTTTACTAGTCTAAGAATTTCTATTTTCATCcttgcaaaagaaaaacaaaaacatttggATACAGTACATGACAATCAGATTAGAGTGCAAGCTAAACATGGATTACTAAGAACATTGATAGAAATAAGGACACATAAATCGATTGTTATTAATGATTCACCTATTAGAATCGCAATACATATTGCTCCATCAAAAGTACAAACTTTGTTCATTGCCTCTAACGATTGATATGCATACATTCAAATTAAAACATATGTCTTGGACCATGATAAATAACGTGTAAATAATCATCTATGTTATTGACAATCCATAAATAACATTTACAAGTGCCCAACAAAAACCGGCTACATGCCATTTTCTAACCATGAACATAAATAATCATCAAGTGATTACCAGATCGGCACCATCATCGAGTTTTGTCACATAAGTGACCCATTAGGAGAGAATGCAACTTTAGAATCGTCAAAAGACTTTGattttaaccaaacaaatcCACAACAATTCTAGGCATGTACCTCACTGGAAAATGTGTATTCGTGGTTGATGGGTATGAGGTGAGTTATGTTGTTTTCAATATTAGACCATTAACAACATTTTAACTCCCTCATGACTAGTAATCAAGTCATaacatcattttatttttaattaaacaaacacaaaacaaacaaacaaaaatgccGAAGAGAATGAAGATTACATTTTAGTTAGCCaacaaaaaagagaaataattttaaactacAAAACGCCAAAAGAACTACCTAGGAGACATGGAAGAGTAACTACAAGTAGCATGAGACCGAGAGGAAGAAAGATAACTCTGAGATGTTGTCATGGTATTAACAGTGAAAGAGCTAAGCTGGTTATTAACCTCTCTCCTCAACGCTCTATACACATCCTCCAGTCCTTCATCGATAAGTTCTAAAATCGTTTGCGGCATTGGAGGCAGATTTATCTCGTCTGAAGATCCTTCTAGAAGCTTCACCACTTCTCCCATTGATGGCCTCATTGATATGTCATCTTGTATGCACCAAAACGCCACTTTAAGAGCTTTCACCACTTCCTCTTCCTCTGCTACTCCTTGTAGCCTTCTATCCACAACTTTCAGGGCCGTCCCGTTCATTAGTTCCTATACGTTATTAATCAATGTGTTAATAATCGTTAGGCATTAGTCAAACGTTCAAGTGCAGTCTAAACGCTAGACAAACTATCCAAACACGCCAATCTATTTTTAGACATTTTATATGCATAACAaaaaattttattaacatattatGATACATTTTTACATGCATAACAAAgatttataaagatattatgATGTTACCTTGTAAGCCCATCCAGGATAAAAGAAATCTTCAGCGTTGAAGGACACATCAAGATTTCTCCTACCACCAACAATCTCAAGAAGAAGCATTCCATAGCTATACACATCAGCCTTCACTGTGATCGGCCGGTTACTCACCCACTCCGGAGCTAGATACCCTCTCGTCCctctaatcattgttaccactTGAGAATGCTCTCTCCCCATCATCTTAGCCAACCCAAAATCTGATATTTTAGGACAGAAGTTTTCATCCAACAAGATGTTCTCGGGTTTAATGTCGCAATGAATAATCCTGTTTCTACACTGTTCATGAAAATAAGATATCCCCTGCGCAGTTGCCACAGCTATCTCAAAACGTGTACGCCAATCAAGCAGCCTGCCCGTCCGGTCTGAAGAGAATATCCATTTGTCTAACGACCCATTTATCATGAACTCATAGACTAGAAGCCTGTAATGtcccaaaataatatattctcCTCAAATCTTTTTGctttaaaacagagaaaattatattgaaaaagTCTTTTTAGGGTTAATGTTTTTATCTTACCGGTGTGAGTCTTCGGAGCAGTAACCACACAAACGAACTAGGTTCATGTGATGCATGGAACCAATGGTATTGACTTCAGTGATAAACTCTCGCTCTCCATGAGATAATACTCTATCTAATCTCTTCACTGCAACCAGCGTTTCACCCGCTACTCTTCCTTTGTATACTGTCCCAAATCCACCTGCCATCATAAAAACATAGTAAGTAAGATTTAAAACGGTCCTTACTATATAAAGAAAGActtgttataaaattaaaaatgaagattCTTGATTCAGACCTGATCCAAGAAGTTGGGAGAAACTATTTGTAGCGTTCTGAAGATCACGGTAAGTAAAACTCACAGGAGAGTCACAAAGGATCAGCGAGTTCTTTACGGCTTTCTTTAGTGTTCTCTTCCTATCTACATTGTAGTATAACAACATCCCAAGTAGTGCCACCAGCACAAGCATCCCAACAACTATAGGAATCACAAGAACCTTCTGTCTTAACCCATGGCTTTTATGTGATTTAGAATCCTTATCATCGTGATTATTGAAAGGATAAGACTCATTAGCTCTAGTCTTGACGAAAAGTGTCGAACCAGGATCTTTAAACCCGCCAAAGTTCAGGCTCCTTAGAATCCAACAGTAAGGCTTCTCATCATCTAAACCGTAAACCGAAGCAACACATTTGCAATCCGATAAACACATCGAACCGCATTTACTCACGTTACCGATATCGCTGTAATTGGCGATAACAGAACGATCAGAGAAATAGTAGTTAGTCTCTTGGACCGTCGAGATCTTGAAGGTATTGTTACGGTTCATTTTTCTTTCGCATTCTTGGACCAGAGATGAGTTGTCTGAACAGAGTTTATTGTTTTCTTGATCAGGAAGCTTAACCGAACCGGGGAGACATAAACAGTCAGCGTTTTTCTTGGTCCGGTCCAAGTTGCATACACCGTTACCGCATATCCCAGCTATGTCACATGGATTTGACACAGCCGCCCATTCAGGTACCCATTGGCTTGAACTGTTCATGTCGTTGTCCCATCGGTATAACCGGAGGTTACCGTTGTTCTCTAATACCAACCTCCGCTGAACCCGGTTTTTCGTTAACCGGGGATTACTACTACTTTTGTTATAGTTCCGGTTTTCATCTACCGGATTCTTGTAGACATACACTGCTCCTGTAGAGGATTCTCCGTATACGATCTTGAAGCTTCCGGTATCGTCAAGAACCGCGGTGACAGCTCCTGTGACATTCGAAATCTCTGGTCCGGACCAGTATGAGTAGTTTGCGTGAGGGTCAAGATTGATGTTGTAGGTTAGACCTAGGCTAAGCGAAGTGTGTTGCTGAAGCATTTTTAGTGAGTAATGGCCATGACGCGACGGTGAAGGGTTAGAGGTTAATTCTAGAGAAACGGTTAAGGGTTGGTTTGGAAGGAGAGTGTCGGCAGGTTGTGAAAAGCTCTGCCAAATGGCTGGAGAGGTGGTAACTTGGGTCCCAAGGAGGACGAAGTTTCCGGATTCGGACATGACTGCTGATTCCACGCCGTGGTTTGAGGTGTTTGAGGCCCATATGGTGGTGGTTTGGTCGGAGAGTACAAGGTTTCCGGTTGCATCTAGCTCCAAGACTGCTTCTTTTGTGACTGGGGAGTttctatattttagatattgGATTTTTGAGTGAAAATAGTGTGGAAAATTTCTTATCATAGACAAATCTACCGCTGGaactaaataaattagtttataaCGTTGTATATAATACTTGCATTAATAAAAAGTCAGAGGATTATGTGTACCTATTGGGAGACCAAACGATGGTTGGATCACCGGGAAGTTGTGCGAACCAAATGCTCAGTAAGAACTGGTCGGTTGGTTTAAACCGAGTAAACCCGATTGCAAAAGTACCACTTGCGGAAACCCATACCCGGTTCGGTTCACTAGCTAATAACTTTGAACCCAAACTGATGTTCGGTTCAGAAGCCAAGCCAACTTGAACCGAGCTAACCAAGAACAAGCAGAAGAACGAGAACGAGAGACAAAAATAAGGAGAACTAAAATGAAATGAAGACATAGTAGAATCTTGTAACAAGAGAGGAAGAGACTAAAAATCGTTATAACAAATGCTTTTGTATTGTTTATATATCGCATATTAATGGTTTGAAGTTTGAACGCATTAGAGAGATGGTTCGGTGGGAGATCTCTGACGAAGGTGATTGTGGCACGTGTCTTTACGGGTGACCTAAATTTTGACAAAGCTCATTGTTTTAAATGGTCGGTTTTAAATAATTGACAATGTTGGATTTTTAGATTTGGCGGCAACCTGTTTTGTGCCTTTTAAATAATTGACactatattaattatgaaaatttaaatagGAATGGAAAATGGGTGTATccataatttaataataattaatgttttataataatttttgtataatttgtgACAATGTGTTCGTGAAAGTGAAGATTATCCAGTGTCGCATAAATGAGCAAAAAATAAACCATTTTATATATGATGGAAACTGAATAAACGGACTAGTGCAATGCAtattaatactattaaaagggaaggagttttaataaatctacttaaaaagatTGTTTGGACCATTTCTTTAACTAACAATATTTTTGGCCTTaccataatatttaattaacaataagtaaccaaaaatttctctaacaaacatttaataatacatttatttattagacCACATTATTTTGTACAAGAACAAAGTTATACGACATATATACTTTCCTATATTAGATGATTGTACCATTTGCTACACAAAAATAATGTACTACATatactttattatattattctctAAACATGTCTCATTAGTCTCATAATTAATAAATGACTCATTTCAcccaatataaataaattatataaatcgtTTGATCCACCAACTATGTAACAATACACGCCATCCTTTCTATACTTCtgttttaaattatgaaaaaaactaattcatatatttactAAGAATATATCTTACTTCGAAaagtatttaaatttgaaacaaatcaaatattaaatattcTTATACTTTTATCCTATTTTAAAAACCAAGATATAGCAACattgttacaaaatattttaaacaaaaaataatataccgcatatatgttatttaaattcAATAACTTTATCAACTTTAACAGATTTCATAACTCATTTAAAAATTGACATATATCATACATAATACTATACCATGTCATCATACATTATATATttccaaacaaacaaaatcaaattttaataaagtaaaccatctgttaaaaattatatattttactttaaattattttttatacaaagtatttatcacaaaatttattatttaactttttggtTTAGGTTTGGATTGGTTCTTTTCAGATCATGATCGGTTCGAATCTATAATTCAAATACCTGTAAAATACCTATAACTTTTAGGTACATAACAGGTCCGAATTAGTTTGGGTATTGAGGAACAAAAAAATACTCGAAGTACCTGAAAACCcaaaaaacaatactaaaacaCATACCCAAAAACCCAAACAAGTACCCAAAATATTGAAATACCGAAAAGATCCAAAATTTTACCTGAAATCTGACCCAGTGCAccaaaaatacccaaaaaaaattctgaataccctatatatttttattacaattttaCTAAAAACCTGAAACTAAAATCGAAAACCTGAACGCAAAACTTTAAAAGTATTTGCAATACCAAAAACATATCTATAATACTCGAATATacctaatatacacaaaaaaaCCTCAGGTACTTGGGTATTAGGTAGGATCTCGGTTAGGATATTGACTCAAAGAAAACTTGCGggtctaaaaaaaaattgaatatgtaCTTTGTCCTAGATCCAAACCCAAACAGCACCAATATTTCCAGATCGATTTCAGTTTTGTTTCACGATCTGGTAAAATGTTCATATCTAATAGAGAGATTACAtaagagtatatatataaaatcataaataaactaattcataaattagataattttaaataaatttcttcttcgatataatataacttttgtaacataataatgcataacaattttaaaatactaatttataatctttGTTTACAATCCAAagaaaaacccgcgctttcgtagcgcggatcaaaatctagttaaacccttaaatttaaaactaacaAAACAGAACTTGAATTGTATAGTCGCctcagtttacaaaaaaaaacttgaattgTATATTCTTTCGATCTAATTTTTATGTATACATACTAGAGAAACGTCTGAAACTAAAATAGTTTTGACTGCAAGTCTGCAAGCAAATTCGTCAACgccttaaaataaattttgcaaatcttttacttaatttttttctttcaaaactgGAGTCGGCCATGTGGAGCTGAACATCATCAACCTTCAAAATAATGATGCTATATGTAATATGTTTCATCTTCAACCTTCAAAATAATGATGTTATATGCCATGTGGAGctgaaacatataatataatatgaaatatatagtAAGTATCCGTGCATACTAAAAAGCAAGTAATCCTTATTTCATTATTTGAAGGTTGATGATGACGTAATTTAATACTGATACACACATTGCAAATCAAAATACCAACATGCACcccacacatacacacacacacacaacaatTCTTCATAAACCAAACACGAGAGAACTGAAAGCATACAAAGGTAACTTCAGCTTCCTTTCACACATGAGCCACTATAGATGAACTGTAACCATTTTTATCATCCCAAAATTTAGACCAAAGCATCACACCTCCATATTTTCGTGACTTCTTTACAGTTGGAAGAATCTGTGAAACCAGTACATCCGCTGGGATATATCCACCTTCAGCGGCTTCAGGAGCCGCTGGGAGACCTAGAAAGATTTTTTGGGCAGTGACCGAAGTTGTCCACGTCTTCCATGAATGGAAAAGGCTTTGCGTATCACCTGAAGTGTATTGACAAGGTGGATTGTTGTAGAACATGACCCAAACATAGTCGAAAAGTCTAGTTTTAAGGGCACTTCCCATTAGATCGTCTGGAAATGGACACTGAGGAGCTCCTGTTATGTACACTTTTCTTCCC
This genomic window contains:
- the LOC103874276 gene encoding G-type lectin S-receptor-like serine/threonine-protein kinase At5g24080 isoform X1 — protein: MSSFHFSSPYFCLSFSFFCLFLVSSVQVGLASEPNISLGSKLLASEPNRVWVSASGTFAIGFTRFKPTDQFLLSIWFAQLPGDPTIVWSPNRNSPVTKEAVLELDATGNLVLSDQTTTIWASNTSNHGVESAVMSESGNFVLLGTQVTTSPAIWQSFSQPADTLLPNQPLTVSLELTSNPSPSRHGHYSLKMLQQHTSLSLGLTYNINLDPHANYSYWSGPEISNVTGAVTAVLDDTGSFKIVYGESSTGAVYVYKNPVDENRNYNKSSSNPRLTKNRVQRRLVLENNGNLRLYRWDNDMNSSSQWVPEWAAVSNPCDIAGICGNGVCNLDRTKKNADCLCLPGSVKLPDQENNKLCSDNSSLVQECERKMNRNNTFKISTVQETNYYFSDRSVIANYSDIGNVSKCGSMCLSDCKCVASVYGLDDEKPYCWILRSLNFGGFKDPGSTLFVKTRANESYPFNNHDDKDSKSHKSHGLRQKVLVIPIVVGMLVLVALLGMLLYYNVDRKRTLKKAVKNSLILCDSPVSFTYRDLQNATNSFSQLLGSGGFGTVYKGRVAGETLVAVKRLDRVLSHGEREFITEVNTIGSMHHMNLVRLCGYCSEDSHRLLVYEFMINGSLDKWIFSSDRTGRLLDWRTRFEIAVATAQGISYFHEQCRNRIIHCDIKPENILLDENFCPKISDFGLAKMMGREHSQVVTMIRGTRGYLAPEWVSNRPITVKADVYSYGMLLLEIVGGRRNLDVSFNAEDFFYPGWAYKELMNGTALKVVDRRLQGVAEEEEVVKALKVAFWCIQDDISMRPSMGEVVKLLEGSSDEINLPPMPQTILELIDEGLEDVYRALRREVNNQLSSFTVNTMTTSQSYLSSSRSHATCSYSSMSPR
- the LOC103874276 gene encoding G-type lectin S-receptor-like serine/threonine-protein kinase At5g24080 isoform X2 codes for the protein MSESGNFVLLGTQVTTSPAIWQSFSQPADTLLPNQPLTVSLELTSNPSPSRHGHYSLKMLQQHTSLSLGLTYNINLDPHANYSYWSGPEISNVTGAVTAVLDDTGSFKIVYGESSTGAVYVYKNPVDENRNYNKSSSNPRLTKNRVQRRLVLENNGNLRLYRWDNDMNSSSQWVPEWAAVSNPCDIAGICGNGVCNLDRTKKNADCLCLPGSVKLPDQENNKLCSDNSSLVQECERKMNRNNTFKISTVQETNYYFSDRSVIANYSDIGNVSKCGSMCLSDCKCVASVYGLDDEKPYCWILRSLNFGGFKDPGSTLFVKTRANESYPFNNHDDKDSKSHKSHGLRQKVLVIPIVVGMLVLVALLGMLLYYNVDRKRTLKKAVKNSLILCDSPVSFTYRDLQNATNSFSQLLGSGGFGTVYKGRVAGETLVAVKRLDRVLSHGEREFITEVNTIGSMHHMNLVRLCGYCSEDSHRLLVYEFMINGSLDKWIFSSDRTGRLLDWRTRFEIAVATAQGISYFHEQCRNRIIHCDIKPENILLDENFCPKISDFGLAKMMGREHSQVVTMIRGTRGYLAPEWVSNRPITVKADVYSYGMLLLEIVGGRRNLDVSFNAEDFFYPGWAYKELMNGTALKVVDRRLQGVAEEEEVVKALKVAFWCIQDDISMRPSMGEVVKLLEGSSDEINLPPMPQTILELIDEGLEDVYRALRREVNNQLSSFTVNTMTTSQSYLSSSRSHATCSYSSMSPR